One region of Chryseobacterium sp. C-71 genomic DNA includes:
- a CDS encoding XAC2610-related protein: MKNIFFLIVLLLIFSCKKENKSKFVAPKMPQDSSVISKEKEVKLTDEEILKIQEEEEKERSQIVRKYTLSKKGNGFEYKVFCEEEKSGMINFTKVNVLKSGKLFQQLKIDKDSTIVFHDYEVDFSSDEDWNFDGYNDFKLIKWVGMVDQSYYLWLYDKKSGKYKFSPSFGEIINPVAHKKSKEITSSYHAGPSTYYYSPYQFKKGKYIQTHSEVEGEGD; this comes from the coding sequence ATGAAAAACATCTTTTTCTTGATTGTTTTACTTTTGATTTTTTCTTGTAAAAAAGAGAATAAATCAAAATTTGTTGCTCCTAAAATGCCACAAGATTCTTCAGTAATTTCAAAGGAGAAAGAAGTTAAACTGACTGACGAAGAAATTTTAAAGATTCAGGAAGAAGAAGAGAAAGAAAGATCGCAAATTGTAAGAAAATATACACTTTCAAAAAAAGGAAACGGTTTTGAATACAAGGTTTTTTGCGAAGAAGAGAAAAGTGGGATGATCAATTTCACAAAAGTAAACGTTTTGAAATCCGGCAAGTTGTTTCAACAATTAAAAATCGATAAAGATTCTACAATTGTATTTCATGACTACGAAGTCGATTTTTCTTCTGACGAAGACTGGAATTTTGATGGCTATAATGATTTTAAACTGATCAAGTGGGTGGGAATGGTTGATCAATCGTATTATTTATGGCTTTATGATAAAAAGTCAGGAAAGTATAAATTTTCACCTTCTTTTGGTGAAATTATAAATCCTGTTGCTCATAAAAAGAGTAAAGAAATTACATCAAGTTATCATGCCGGTCCTTCAACCTATTATTATTCACCTTATCAATTCAAAAAAGGAAAATATATCCAAACACACTCTGAAGTAGAGGGTGAGGGTGATTAA
- the tsaD gene encoding tRNA (adenosine(37)-N6)-threonylcarbamoyltransferase complex transferase subunit TsaD — MSDSIILGIESSCDDTSAAIIKGNSILSNIAANQEIHKEYGGVVPELASRAHQQNIIPVVEKSFTKANIQQNAISAIGFTRGPGLLGSLLVGTSFAKSLAMSLDVPLIEVNHLQAHILAHFIDDANPVPPKFPFLCLTVSGGHTMIVLVKDYFDMEIIGKTIDDAAGEAFDKIGKILDLDYPAGPIIDRLAKEGNPDAFKFNKPRLENYDYSFSGIKTSVLYFIQKEVKKNPDFIKENMNDLCASVQKCIIEILMNKLEKAAKDLDIKEVAIAGGVSANSALRQVMQDNHKKLGWNIYIPKFEYTTDNAAMIAMVAQLKFERGEFTDLRTTATSKYDL, encoded by the coding sequence ATGAGTGACTCTATAATTTTAGGTATCGAATCGTCTTGTGACGATACTTCAGCAGCCATTATCAAAGGAAATTCTATTCTTTCAAATATTGCCGCAAACCAGGAAATCCATAAAGAATATGGAGGCGTGGTTCCTGAGCTTGCGTCACGAGCTCATCAGCAGAATATTATTCCCGTAGTAGAAAAATCCTTTACCAAAGCAAATATACAACAAAATGCAATCTCTGCCATAGGCTTTACCCGTGGCCCAGGACTTTTGGGTTCTCTCCTCGTAGGAACCTCTTTTGCTAAGTCTCTGGCTATGAGTTTAGATGTTCCTTTGATTGAAGTAAATCACCTTCAGGCGCATATTTTGGCGCACTTCATCGACGATGCAAATCCTGTGCCGCCTAAATTCCCTTTTTTGTGTCTTACGGTAAGCGGCGGACATACCATGATTGTCCTGGTGAAAGATTATTTTGACATGGAAATTATCGGAAAAACCATCGATGATGCGGCCGGTGAAGCATTCGATAAAATCGGCAAAATTTTAGATTTGGATTATCCGGCGGGACCGATTATCGACCGTTTGGCAAAAGAAGGAAATCCTGATGCATTTAAATTCAATAAACCAAGATTAGAAAATTACGATTATTCTTTCAGCGGAATTAAAACTTCAGTTCTTTATTTTATTCAAAAAGAAGTAAAGAAAAATCCTGATTTCATTAAAGAAAATATGAATGATCTTTGTGCTTCTGTACAAAAGTGCATCATTGAAATTTTAATGAATAAACTGGAAAAAGCTGCGAAAGATTTAGATATAAAAGAAGTTGCGATTGCGGGTGGAGTTTCTGCCAATTCCGCTTTAAGACAAGTGATGCAGGACAATCACAAAAAATTAGGCTGGAACATTTACATTCCGAAATTTGAATATACAACGGATAATGCCGCAATGATTGCAATGGTAGCCCAACTGAAATTTGAAAGAGGGGAATTTACAGATCTGAGAACTACAGCAACATCAAAATATGATTTATAA
- a CDS encoding 16S rRNA (uracil(1498)-N(3))-methyltransferase: MKLFFGEINNGKSIINDEEQQHIVKVLRMKNGEEIHVTDGKGNLAFGTLIIEGKKAGIEVLEIKTETPDFSPKLHIAIAPTKNIDRIEFFVEKAVEMGISEITILQTEKTERKNLNIDKLRKQAISASKQSLRFHFPVINDLIKIQDFLKTVDHETTFVAHCNENLERINLNQIPKLENYTFLIGPEGDFSDKEILFLAEKGIKAVSLGNQRLRTETAGVFVAAWNYNKMIK; encoded by the coding sequence ATGAAACTTTTTTTTGGAGAAATCAATAACGGAAAATCAATCATTAACGACGAAGAGCAGCAACACATCGTGAAAGTTCTCCGCATGAAAAACGGTGAAGAAATTCATGTAACTGATGGAAAAGGAAATCTTGCTTTCGGAACATTGATTATTGAAGGTAAAAAAGCAGGAATTGAGGTTTTAGAAATTAAAACGGAAACTCCAGATTTCAGTCCGAAACTTCATATTGCGATTGCTCCAACAAAAAATATTGACAGAATTGAGTTTTTTGTTGAAAAAGCTGTTGAAATGGGAATTTCTGAAATTACGATTCTTCAAACCGAAAAAACAGAACGTAAAAACCTGAATATTGATAAATTAAGAAAACAGGCAATTTCAGCCTCAAAGCAAAGTCTTAGATTTCATTTTCCTGTTATCAATGATTTAATTAAAATTCAGGACTTTCTTAAAACGGTTGATCATGAAACCACTTTTGTTGCGCATTGCAATGAAAATTTAGAAAGAATAAATTTAAATCAAATTCCAAAATTAGAAAACTACACTTTTCTGATTGGTCCGGAAGGAGATTTTTCAGATAAAGAAATTTTGTTTTTAGCAGAGAAAGGAATTAAAGCAGTTTCTCTTGGAAATCAGCGCTTAAGAACAGAAACCGCGGGAGTTTTTGTTGCAGCCTGGAATTATAACAAGATGATTAAATAG
- a CDS encoding RNA methyltransferase: protein MKDLEQTYEYLQQFLTEERLRKIEHFAPESSDFILPVIEDIYQFRNAAAIVRSVEACGFHKVVALQEEHSFEPNLRVTKGADTWVEVERLPRNMESFQNIKDRGYKMVAVSLEKNAKFLPDYEITGPIALVFGTEMEGVSQEILDFADETLAIPMYGFTRSFNVSVAASICMYELKQKLIKSNIDYKLNEEKLMRMKIRWTVNSIKSGEQILAKYLRENNISLS from the coding sequence ATGAAAGATTTAGAGCAAACTTACGAGTATTTACAGCAGTTTTTGACGGAAGAAAGATTAAGAAAAATTGAGCATTTTGCCCCTGAAAGTTCAGATTTTATCCTTCCGGTGATTGAAGATATTTATCAGTTCAGAAATGCAGCGGCAATTGTGCGTTCCGTTGAAGCTTGTGGTTTTCATAAAGTTGTTGCTTTACAGGAAGAACATAGTTTTGAGCCCAATTTAAGAGTGACAAAAGGCGCAGATACTTGGGTTGAAGTAGAAAGACTTCCTCGGAATATGGAATCTTTTCAAAATATCAAAGACAGAGGTTATAAAATGGTGGCAGTTTCGCTCGAAAAAAATGCGAAATTTTTACCAGATTACGAAATTACAGGACCTATTGCTCTTGTTTTTGGAACTGAAATGGAAGGTGTTTCTCAAGAAATTTTAGATTTTGCTGATGAAACTTTGGCGATTCCGATGTATGGTTTTACGAGAAGTTTTAATGTTTCTGTTGCGGCTTCCATTTGTATGTATGAATTAAAACAAAAACTGATAAAATCTAATATTGATTATAAATTAAATGAAGAAAAGCTAATGAGAATGAAAATTCGCTGGACTGTAAATTCTATAAAAAGCGGTGAGCAGATTTTAGCTAAATATTTAAGAGAAAATAATATTAGTTTAAGCTGA
- a CDS encoding TolC family protein, giving the protein MKIYNKYIVAIAVSLVLASCKAPMATVIQDEVKNNIPENFKQDEQQDVNNNSGTTPWRQFFTDPNLVSLIETSLKNNQELMITLQEIEIAKSGVVAKKGKLSPNVRAGLGAGVKKAGRYTSEGAGDASTEIEPGKEMPDPLGNFEGGLMANWEIDIWKKLRNEKDAAVAHYLSTVEGKNFVLSNLIEEVADNYYELLALDNQLDIIQQYITLQKRALEISKIQKQAAAATELAVKKFEAELAKSKATEYTIRQQITEKENQINALCGRYPQPIVRTKESFMSTIPQTVYTGIPSQLLANRPDIKQAELELKAAKLDVEAARKEFYPSLEISATLGLEAFKPSYLIKMPESIAYNLIGELAGPLINKSAIKANFQTADAKQIQALYEYDKTILNAYLDISNLMSKVKNIDQYYQLKSQETQALDQSIDIANQLFKNSRADYLEVLLNQRDALDAKMELIEAKQKQLSTVVDIYKSLGGGWK; this is encoded by the coding sequence ATGAAGATTTATAATAAATATATTGTAGCTATAGCTGTATCGCTTGTATTGGCAAGTTGTAAAGCGCCGATGGCAACTGTCATTCAAGACGAAGTGAAAAATAATATTCCTGAGAATTTTAAGCAAGATGAACAACAGGATGTAAATAATAACAGCGGAACAACTCCCTGGAGACAATTTTTTACCGATCCGAATCTGGTAAGTTTAATTGAAACTTCTCTTAAAAATAATCAGGAGTTGATGATTACGCTGCAGGAAATTGAAATTGCCAAAAGTGGAGTCGTTGCCAAAAAAGGAAAACTTTCTCCCAATGTGAGAGCTGGTTTAGGAGCAGGAGTAAAAAAAGCAGGTCGTTACACAAGTGAAGGAGCAGGTGATGCTTCCACAGAAATTGAGCCAGGAAAAGAAATGCCTGATCCGCTTGGAAATTTTGAAGGCGGTTTGATGGCAAACTGGGAAATCGATATCTGGAAAAAACTTAGAAATGAGAAAGATGCCGCAGTTGCACATTATCTTTCGACAGTTGAAGGAAAGAATTTTGTTCTTTCAAATCTGATTGAGGAAGTTGCTGATAATTATTACGAATTATTGGCGCTGGATAATCAGTTGGATATTATACAGCAGTACATCACATTGCAGAAAAGAGCTTTAGAAATTTCAAAAATCCAGAAACAGGCAGCTGCAGCAACGGAATTGGCGGTGAAAAAATTTGAAGCTGAATTGGCAAAATCTAAAGCTACAGAATACACAATTCGTCAGCAGATTACTGAAAAAGAAAATCAGATCAATGCACTTTGTGGTCGTTATCCGCAACCCATTGTGAGAACGAAAGAGAGTTTTATGTCTACCATTCCGCAAACGGTTTATACGGGAATTCCGTCTCAATTATTGGCTAATCGTCCTGATATTAAGCAGGCAGAATTAGAATTAAAAGCAGCAAAATTAGATGTTGAAGCCGCAAGAAAAGAGTTTTATCCAAGCTTGGAAATCTCTGCAACTTTAGGATTGGAAGCTTTTAAACCATCTTATTTAATTAAGATGCCGGAATCCATTGCTTACAATTTGATTGGAGAATTGGCAGGACCGCTGATTAACAAAAGTGCTATCAAAGCTAATTTTCAAACAGCAGATGCAAAACAGATTCAGGCATTGTACGAATATGACAAAACGATCTTGAATGCCTATTTAGATATTTCAAATCTGATGTCGAAAGTGAAAAACATCGATCAGTATTATCAGTTGAAATCTCAGGAAACTCAGGCTTTAGACCAATCGATTGATATTGCGAATCAGCTTTTCAAAAACTCAAGGGCGGATTATCTGGAAGTTTTGTTAAACCAAAGAGATGCTTTAGATGCAAAAATGGAACTTATCGAAGCAAAGCAAAAACAGTTAAGCACCGTTGTCGACATTTACAAAAGCTTAGGCGGCGGCTGGAAATAA
- a CDS encoding asparaginase produces MKRKVLLIYTGGTIGMEKDYETGSLRAFDFGNIFEKMPEMKLMECEVFVHPFAQPLDSSDMGPEEWRMIANLVFDNYKKYDGFLILHGTDTMSYTASALSFMLKGLTKPVILTGSQLPIGDLRTDAKENLLTSLYYASLYEFNDAVIQEVAIYFEYKLLRGNRTLKYSAEYFDAYASPNYPILGQSGVHLKIKKDNLFRCDGRIEFHVDEHISEDVLFWRIFPGMKLNHFKEIPKMKVLILQVFGSGTIFSSEKTLETLQQIRNNGTEIVVVSQCISGGISFGKYENSNIFSRIGAISGRDMTAEAAITKAMHLIDNPNYSGSFADNFSWNLCGEISG; encoded by the coding sequence ATGAAAAGAAAAGTCCTGCTTATTTATACCGGTGGAACGATTGGTATGGAAAAAGATTACGAAACCGGAAGTCTCCGTGCCTTTGATTTCGGAAATATTTTTGAAAAAATGCCAGAAATGAAGCTAATGGAATGTGAAGTTTTCGTTCATCCTTTCGCACAGCCGCTCGACTCATCCGATATGGGACCTGAAGAATGGAGAATGATTGCTAATTTGGTATTCGATAATTATAAAAAATACGACGGATTTTTAATTCTTCATGGAACAGATACCATGTCTTACACCGCTTCTGCATTGAGTTTTATGTTGAAAGGTTTGACAAAACCAGTTATTTTAACAGGTTCACAGCTTCCAATCGGTGATTTAAGAACGGATGCGAAAGAAAATCTTTTGACAAGCTTATATTATGCAAGTCTGTATGAATTTAATGATGCGGTGATTCAGGAGGTTGCGATTTACTTTGAGTATAAATTATTGAGAGGAAACCGTACTTTGAAATATTCTGCAGAGTATTTTGATGCTTACGCAAGTCCGAACTACCCGATTTTGGGGCAATCCGGAGTTCATTTAAAAATTAAAAAGGATAATCTTTTCCGTTGTGATGGGAGAATCGAGTTTCATGTAGACGAACATATTTCTGAAGATGTTTTGTTTTGGCGAATTTTTCCGGGAATGAAACTTAATCATTTTAAAGAAATTCCAAAAATGAAAGTTTTGATTTTGCAGGTTTTCGGTTCTGGAACAATTTTTAGCAGTGAAAAAACTTTGGAAACTTTACAGCAAATCAGAAATAACGGAACTGAAATCGTAGTGGTAAGTCAGTGTATTTCAGGCGGAATTTCTTTTGGAAAATATGAAAATAGTAATATTTTCTCAAGAATCGGAGCCATCAGCGGAAGAGATATGACTGCTGAAGCTGCGATTACCAAAGCAATGCATTTGATTGACAACCCTAATTACAGCGGAAGTTTTGCTGATAATTTCTCGTGGAATCTTTGCGGAGAAATAAGCGGGTAA